The genomic segment GTATCTTGGCCGAGCGAGAGCGTGGATTACTCCTCACCTCTTCGTCGCTGGCCTCAACCGGTTTTTTGGTCAGAATTTTCAATTTCTCTTCCTTGGCATAATCACGGAAATAATTTTTGACTATCTTGTCTTCCAAAGAATGGAACGAAATTATCGCGACTCGCCCGCCGGATTTAACTATCTTGAACAAATCCTTCAAAACTTTTTCCAGATTGCCCAGCTCGTTGTTGGCATAAATGCGCAGCGCTTGGAAAGTACGGGTCGCGGGATGAATTCTTCCATGCTCATAATTTCCTGGCACTGCTGATTTCACCGCCTCCGCTAAATCGAAGGTGGTGTTAATTCCCCGTCGGTGAATGATCTCTTTGATTACTCGGGCGATTCTCCCCGAAAATTTCTCTCCTCCCAAATCCCGAATGATTCCTGCTAACTCTTTCTCGGTCAGCTCTTTTAAAATCGTGCGGACGGGATTTTGATTGATGTCATAAACCATCGCCAACGGTTCATTGATCTGAAAGCTGAAGCCCTTGCCACCGCCAAGCTGCTCGGAAGAGAAACCTAAATCAAGAAGAAGACCATCGGCTTTGCCCAGTTTTTTGGCTTTCAAAATCTCCACA from the bacterium genome contains:
- the rsmH gene encoding 16S rRNA (cytosine(1402)-N(4))-methyltransferase RsmH → MTYDKQLTTSPSVASHKSSVGGHVPVLLNEVLKFLEPKPGEFFIDGTFGAGGHSRAIQERIGPPAGGGRLLAIDWEKTGENYADLVEILKAKKLGKADGLLLDLGFSSEQLGGGKGFSFQINEPLAMVYDINQNPVRTILKELTEKELAGIIRDLGGEKFSGRIARVIKEIIHRRGINTTFDLAEAVKSAVPGNYEHGRIHPATRTFQALRIYANNELGNLEKVLKDLFKIVKSGGRVAIISFHSLEDKIVKNYFRDYAKEEKLKILTKKPVEASDEEVRSNPRSRSAKIRAAQII